The DNA window TGAGTATTTGTAGCAGACTGATCCCCCATACCTTTGTGTTCGTTTCATTCGGGCTGCTGCTCGCCGGGTGTGCCTCGTCGCCCAGATTCGCCGCTCGCAGCTCACCTCCTGAGCCCCGGGCCGAGAGGACGCCGGAACAAGCAAGGACGGACGAGCCCAAGCCTTCCCATAACCCAACCGGAAAAATCCTCCTTACGCTCGAGGGGGTCGCGTCATACTATGCCGATGACTATCATGGGAAACAAACATCCAACGGAGAGGTCTTCGACATGAATGAACTGACCGCAGCGCACCGGACATTCCCGTTTGGGACGAAGGTCCGCGTCACAAATCTGGAGAACAAGAAAAATGTTGTCGTCAGGGTCAATGACCGCGGGCCTTTCAAGGAGGGGAGAATCATCGACCTCTCCCTGGCGGCCGCAAAAGAGCTGGACCTTATCAGGACGGGAACCGCAAAAGCAAAACTCGAGGTGCTTGAATGGGGCGACGGGAAATGAGGCATGATGGGGGAAAGGTACTGGAGACGACGCGACGCACCTCTGACAGGGTGCGTTTGTCATCTGTGGGAGAACAAGAGGAAAACAAGTGAAAATCACGGTACAAGTGAAACCAAATGCGCGGAAAGACGAAGTCGCTCTTCGTGAAGACGGCGTATACGTTGTAAAGGTCTCTGTCCCCCCGATCGAGGGAAGGGCAAACGAGCGACTCATCGAAATCCTGGCCGATTACTTCAAGAAGCCCAAACGGTCTATCGGGATTCTGGTCGGGACACGCGGCAAGCACAAAATCGTGGAAATCAAATGAAATCAGCTATGAAATGCTGTTGGAGAATCCCTGCGGTATGTCTGTTCTTGTTCGCTTCAGGTCAAGCGGCGGTCGCTGCCGGCAGTTTTGCCGGGAAGTCTTCGCCTTGAATCGTACCGGCCGGTTGGTCTGGTGCGGACGTCCGAACAAGCAAAAAGGAACGACAAGGATGGTCACAAGGTCATCGGTGCAATCAATGCAGATTTCTTCAGCTTCAAGACAGGCTGGCCGGTCAATAACCAGGTTCGGAACGGTGAATTTGTTTTCGGAACGCAGACGCAACGTTCACATTTCATACTGGACGACCAAAACAGGCCGCATATCGAACGGACGAGCTTCGATGGGTGGGCCGGACGTCCCAGGGGAAACAAGTTTAGAATAGCCGGCGTGAACGATGTTCACAGCGATAGCGTAATCATCCTTCACACTTCCTTCTCCGATTCGGCAACGAGCTCGACCGGCAAGGGAAGAACCGTCTCGCTCACTCTTCTCAACTCCTCATGGTCGGTCTGTGACACCATGCGGATGATCGTGAGCGGTGCTGGTTCTGAAGATCTGAAGAACATCTCTTCCGGCAGGGCTGTACTCTGGATCGGCAATGGGGCCTCCGTTTCCGCGGCAGCAGAAGAAATGAAATCGGGAGACACTCTGCTCGTCTATCTCGGAGTCCGCCCGGTCGTCAGAAATGCCAAAACAATTCTCGGCGGATTTGGCAAAATTGTGTCAGATGGCCG is part of the Ignavibacteriales bacterium genome and encodes:
- a CDS encoding DUF167 domain-containing protein — translated: MKITVQVKPNARKDEVALREDGVYVVKVSVPPIEGRANERLIEILADYFKKPKRSIGILVGTRGKHKIVEIK
- a CDS encoding phosphodiester glycosidase family protein, translating into MPGSLRLESYRPVGLVRTSEQAKRNDKDGHKVIGAINADFFSFKTGWPVNNQVRNGEFVFGTQTQRSHFILDDQNRPHIERTSFDGWAGRPRGNKFRIAGVNDVHSDSVIILHTSFSDSATSSTGKGRTVSLTLLNSSWSVCDTMRMIVSGAGSEDLKNISSGRAVLWIGNGASVSAAAEEMKSGDTLLVYLGVRPVVRNAKTILGGFGKIVSDGRPVSDSTNLEEKTNLNFLTARHPRTFVGFDRDSTKLYLCVVDGRQQKSVGMNFREMADFLVSIGVWNAVNFDGGGSTTMVLQGRIVNSPSDVTGERPVANTLQIIELGPPGNAR
- a CDS encoding septal ring lytic transglycosylase RlpA family protein translates to MSICSRLIPHTFVFVSFGLLLAGCASSPRFAARSSPPEPRAERTPEQARTDEPKPSHNPTGKILLTLEGVASYYADDYHGKQTSNGEVFDMNELTAAHRTFPFGTKVRVTNLENKKNVVVRVNDRGPFKEGRIIDLSLAAAKELDLIRTGTAKAKLEVLEWGDGK